A region of the Pantoea alfalfae genome:
ATGAAACCCACGTGAAAGGCTTTACGCAGCTCAACACCGCACTGCCACCTGAAATGCGCGGCACCTTTGACGGCATGAGTCACAAATCGACCGTTGACTACATCAAAAGCTTAGGCATTACCTCGGTCGAACTGCTGCCGGTGCACTGGTTCCCGGACGATCAGCACCTGCTGGATAAGGGGCTGAAAAACTTCTGGGGCTACAACACGCTGGGCTTCTTTGCGCCCGCGACCCGCTACTTCGGGCCGCGCGGCATTCAGGGCTTCCGTGACATGGTGCGTGCCTTCCATGATGCCGGTATTGAGGTCATCCTCGACGTGGTCTACAACCACACCGCCGAGGGCAATGAACTGGGGCCGACGCTATCATTTAAAGGCATCGATAACTTCTCCTATTATCGTACGATGCCCGACCAGCATCGTTACTACATCAACGACACCGGCACCGGCAACACCGTGAACACCTCGCATCCGCGTGTGCTGCAGATGGTGCTCGATTCACTGCGCTACTGGTCTGAGTCGATGCATATCGACGGTTTCCGTTTCGACCTCGGTACGATTCTGGGGCGCGAACCGGATGGTTTTGACCCGCGCGGCGGCTTCTTCGATGCCATCATGCAGGACCCGATCCTGTCGCAGAAAAAGCTGATTGGTGAACCCTGGGATATCGGTCCGGGCGGCTATCAGGTGGGCAGCTTCCCGCCAGGCTGGGCAGAATGGAACGATCAGTATCGCGATACGGTGCGTGACTACTGGAAAGGCAACAACGTCTCCACAGACTTTGCTGCCCGCCTGCTGGGTTCCGGCGATCTCTACGATCAGCATGGTCGGCGTCCATGGGCCAGCGTCAACTTTATCACCGCGCACGACGGCTTCACGCTAAACGATCTGGTGTCGTACAACGACAAACATAACGATGAGAATGGTGAAGACAACAACGATGGCCACAACGACAACCGCTCTTACAACTATGGCGTTGAAGGCCCGACCGATGACGAAGGCATTAACGCGGTGCGCGAGCGACAGAAACGCAACTTCCTCGCCACGCTGATCTTCTCCCACGGCACGCCGATGCTGCTGGCAGGCGACGAGTTTGGCCGCAGCCAGATGGGCAACAACAACGGCTACTGCCAGGACAGCGAAATCTCCTGGGTACACTGGGATAACCTGCCGGAATCTGCCGAGGCGCTGCGCGAGTTCACCCGTCAGATCCTGACATTGCGTGCTCAGCAACCGTTGCTGCGCCGTGAAAACTGGCGCGACGGCATGGATATCAAGTGGTTTAACGCCGGTGGCGGCTTCCAGCAGAGTGAGCAGTGGGATGAAGGCTCAACGCTGGGCGTCTATATCGGCCGGCCGGATCTGCAGACCGAGGAAGGCATCTGGCATGACGTCCTGATGCTGCTTAATCC
Encoded here:
- the glgX gene encoding glycogen debranching protein GlgX: MSNSQRFEITAGYSHLLGANFDGQGVNFALFSAHAERVELCLYDPSGKTEIARLELPEYTHEVWHGYIPGLKPGALYGYRVYGPYDPENGHRFNPNKLLLDPYARELAGDIAWNEAHFAYDLYHDDKDLTFDTRDSAPFTPKCRVIDPDEFDWQDKNRPNVPWPKTVIYETHVKGFTQLNTALPPEMRGTFDGMSHKSTVDYIKSLGITSVELLPVHWFPDDQHLLDKGLKNFWGYNTLGFFAPATRYFGPRGIQGFRDMVRAFHDAGIEVILDVVYNHTAEGNELGPTLSFKGIDNFSYYRTMPDQHRYYINDTGTGNTVNTSHPRVLQMVLDSLRYWSESMHIDGFRFDLGTILGREPDGFDPRGGFFDAIMQDPILSQKKLIGEPWDIGPGGYQVGSFPPGWAEWNDQYRDTVRDYWKGNNVSTDFAARLLGSGDLYDQHGRRPWASVNFITAHDGFTLNDLVSYNDKHNDENGEDNNDGHNDNRSYNYGVEGPTDDEGINAVRERQKRNFLATLIFSHGTPMLLAGDEFGRSQMGNNNGYCQDSEISWVHWDNLPESAEALREFTRQILTLRAQQPLLRRENWRDGMDIKWFNAGGGFQQSEQWDEGSTLGVYIGRPDLQTEEGIWHDVLMLLNPFEGNVPFRIPQFGEGGWVLELTTSDVTKRGLVITKEKDFELEGRSFALFRRP